The genomic DNA AAGGTGGCGGCCGAACTGAAAGATTTCAATATTGAAGACTTCGGGATCGAAAAGAAGGAAGCACGGAAGATGGACCGTTTCACTCACTACGCCATCGCTGCTTCCCTTATGGCTGTAAAAGACGCCAAACTTGAAATCACCGAGGAAAATGCCAATCGTGTCGGTACATGGATCGGTTCCGGAATCGGTGGGATGGAAACATTTGAAACCCAGTATGAAACCTTCCTGAAGCGCGGATACCGCAGGGTGAGCCCGTTCTTCGTTCCGATGATGATTCCGGATATGGCTGCCGGCCAGGTATCAATCCTCCTAGGAGCAAAAGGATTCAATTCCTGTACCGTAACGGCTTGTGCAACAGGTACAAATTCCATCGGAGATGCATTCAAGGTCATCCAGCGCGGTGACGCGGATGTCATGATCACGGGTGGAGCGGAAGCACCGATCACGAAAATGTCCGTAGCAGGCTTCTGCGCCAACACAGCCCTTTCGACCAATCCGGATCCGCAAACGGCTTCAAGACCATTCGATTCTGAACGTGATGGCTTCGTCATCGGAGAAGGAGCGGGGATCGTCATCCTTGAAGAACTCGAACACGCTTTGAAACGCGGAGCGACAATCTACGCTGAAATCGTCGGCTACGGTTGCACGGGCGATGCCCATCACATCACGGCGCCTGCACCAGGCGGTGAAGGTGGGGCGCGTGCCATGAAGATGGCGCTTGATGATG from Rossellomorea marisflavi includes the following:
- the fabF gene encoding beta-ketoacyl-ACP synthase II — its product is MDMKRVVVTGLGTVNPLGNDVDTTWANALAGKSGIGPLTRLNADEYPAKVAAELKDFNIEDFGIEKKEARKMDRFTHYAIAASLMAVKDAKLEITEENANRVGTWIGSGIGGMETFETQYETFLKRGYRRVSPFFVPMMIPDMAAGQVSILLGAKGFNSCTVTACATGTNSIGDAFKVIQRGDADVMITGGAEAPITKMSVAGFCANTALSTNPDPQTASRPFDSERDGFVIGEGAGIVILEELEHALKRGATIYAEIVGYGCTGDAHHITAPAPGGEGGARAMKMALDDAGVTPEQMDYINAHGTSTAYNDKYETMAVKEVFGDHANRLAMSSTKSMTGHLLGAAGGVEAIFTVLAMKDGKLPPTINLQNPDPDCDLDYVANEAREQEVNVAMSNSLGFGGHNATLVFKKYVK